The Rhododendron vialii isolate Sample 1 chromosome 6a, ASM3025357v1 genome includes a window with the following:
- the LOC131328513 gene encoding uncharacterized protein LOC131328513, with amino-acid sequence MAEEKKIFDEISGDHGDEQGQVSEDHWGEQGEAKVTEVEPMIGVVHGGKQVGVCGEEEGEKGGVQVSEDNGGEKDDEVETVQGLDDFNSPICRSFETDLGSTLVPNTLGQMY; translated from the coding sequence ATGGCTGAAGAAAAAAAGATCTTTGATGAAATTTCTGGAGATCATGGGGATGAACAAGGGCAAGTTTCTGAAGATCATTGGGGTGAACAAGGAGAAGCAAAGGTAACAGAGGTTGAACCAATGATTGGGGTTGTGCATGGTGGAAAGCAAGTTGGAGTTTGTGGGGAGGAAGAAGGAGAAAAGGGTGGAGTCCAAGTTTCAGAAGATAACGGGGGTGAAAAGGATGATGAAGTAGAAACAGTACAGGGACTAGATGACTTCAACAGTCCAATCTGCAGATCATTTGAAACGGATTTAGGATCAACATTGGTGCCTAATACTTTGGGTCAAATGTATTAA
- the LOC131329124 gene encoding uncharacterized protein LOC131329124 isoform X2, which translates to MGRSKNPKQDRRPTTQQTPPSQPIQNLIYSLQAPQGLKPPILKRLYHLLLYLSSNHPICCQGAGADSTFGGIRVSLEDICSLSDILFKELSKTFNQFLSALRAVSVKRALRQASLHSAIWAITELLNLLLRCCMVILNLLVPDRALENGQVLLDILGELCSLDLPQENEENIIGFEKVSLKYTYKYNHCTASSNEDIVASLHFMEPVNPSLPFLCALLEVFADELLVHGQLRQYFMLIDSLPSTSRKLFICRSSHGDLGSVTEIVSTHFCLSFSDDQAFENFLNGLWAIRKYNRAPELSLTASSVLLLNDFMLSAPKFLHAHLISLVSDAVAFDLSLVNTRADFRLMDCYLSAFERSVILYVKHMSNSQRNDYLSGDSVRKTKKYGGNSQPTFESYIQPVTRQKVKNLITKLDSSWQSELHMVLRTKSDLATSSIAYVKESKHVLDTSFREEIIAILSCIIWEAFSSEVDDATLHASGKESPQDMCLLASILKLMSCSLQQTIWCLRHDGNLGCLKTLKDFSSCKEYDTIVGIISCFQQVGICLPVQKSLCRMMEIHPEAHKESRVMLLHFSGLLSLSFSTGLDFLVKGCISTMISLMNLILFEEGNLDALRFDHRSESFSLHPDNVPEAKVEKKSSLLVASKFLKIQTLYLRTLMIEGF; encoded by the exons ATGGGTCGTTCCAAGAACCCTAAACAAGACCGACGCCCAACTACCCAGCAGACCCCTCCTTCTCAGCCCATCCAGAACCTCATATACTCCCTCCAAGCTCCCCAG GGTCTGAAACCACCAATACTGAAAAGGTTGTATCATCTGCTTCTCTATTTGTCTTCGAATCATCCAATATGTTGTCAAGGAGCAGGTGCTGATTCAACTTTTGGGGGAATCAGGGTGTCATTAGAAGATATATGTTCTCTTTCTGATATATTATTCAAGGAGCTTTCTAAGACGTTTAATCAGTTTCTCTCTGCTTTACGTGCCGTTTCTGTAAAGCGGGCTCTAAGACAAGCTAGCTTGCATTCTGCTATTTGGGCCATCACTGAACTGCTAAATCTTCTGTTAAGGTGCTGTATGGTCATACTGAACTTACTCGTACCTGACCGTGCTTTGGAAAATGGACAAGTTCTTCTTGATATCCTTGGAGAACTATGCTCACTGGACTTACCTcaagaaaatgaggaaaatattatTGGGTTTGAAAAAGTTTCTCTTAAATACACATATAAGTACAATCACTGTACTGCCTCCTCGAATGAGGACATTGTTGCTTCCTTGCATTTTATGGAGCCAGTTAACCCTTCTCTTCCTTTCCTGTGCGCATTGCTCGAG GTGTTTGCAGATGAGCTATTGGTCCATGGACAACTAAGGCAGTATTTCATGCTGATTGATTCTCTTCCTTCTACCAGTAGAAAGTTGTTTATATGCCGCTCTAGTCATGGTGACCTTGGAAGTGTTACCGAAATAGTATCTACTCATTTTTGTCTATCATTTTCAGATGATCAAGCATTTGAAAATTTCCTAAACGGATTGTGGGCAATCAGAAAGTATAACAGAGCTCCTGAACTGAGCCTCACTGCTTCTTCAGTATTACTTCTCAATGATTTCATGCTTTCTGCACCTAAATTTCTACATGCCCATCTGATTTCCTTGGTTTCTGATGCCGTCGCTTTTGACTTGAGCTTAGTAAATACGCGAGCAGATTTCAGATTAATGGATTGTTACTTATCAGCATTTGAGAGGTCAGTCATCTTGTACGTCAAACACATGTCTAATTCGCAAAGGAATGATTACCTTAGTGGGGATTCTgttcgtaaaacaaaaaaatatggagGAAACTCTCAGCCAACTTTTGAGTCTTACATTCAGCCAGTCACAAGACAAAAAGTTAAGAATCTAATTACCAAGTTGGATAGTTCATGGCAATCAGAGTTACACATGGTCCTGAGGACGAAATCTGACTTGGCGACTTCCTCTATCGCATACGTAAAGGAAAGCAAACATGTTCTTGACACATCATTCAGGGAAGAGATTATAGCAATCTTAAGTTGCATAATATGGGAAGCTTTTTCTTCTGAAGTTGATGACGCAACATTGCATGCTAGTGGGAAAGAAAGTCCACAAGATATGTGTCTTCTTGCTTCGATACTGAAGTTAATGAGCTGTTCATTGCAACAAACTATTTGGTGTTTGAGGCATGATGGCAATTTGGGCTGTTTGAAGACCTTGAAAGACTTCTCTTCATGTAAGGAATATGATACTATAGTGGGAATCATAAGTTGTTTTCAACAAGTTGGCATCTGTTTACCAGTTCAGAAGTCCTTATGTCGCATGATGGAAATTCACCCAGAAGCTCACAAAGAGTCCAGGGTGATGCTTTTGCACTTTTCGGGCTTGCTATCGTTAAGCTTCAGCACTGGGCTTGATTTCTTGGTGAAGGGTTGCATATCAACAATGATCTCATTGATGAATCTCATTCTTTTTGAAGAGGGTAATTTAGATGCATTGAGGTTTGATCACAGATCAGAATCCTTTTCATTACATCCGGATAATGTGCCAGAG GCTAAGGTGGAGAAAAAATCTAGCCTCTTAGTTGCATccaaatttctgaaaatccAGACTCTGTACTTAAG GACACTGATGATTGAGGGATTCTGA